A part of Verrucomicrobiales bacterium genomic DNA contains:
- a CDS encoding DUF4404 family protein: MSREALKNSIKQLQQEIHRAELGDRTALDQVHRLAVDLEKALDEEPDPAASQPLSDRFRAEVSRLEIEHPRVPAILSEILRTLSNLGI; encoded by the coding sequence ATGAGCCGGGAAGCACTCAAGAACTCCATCAAGCAGTTGCAGCAAGAGATTCATCGAGCCGAGCTGGGCGACCGCACGGCCTTGGATCAGGTGCATCGATTGGCGGTCGACTTGGAAAAGGCTCTTGATGAAGAGCCAGATCCGGCCGCCAGCCAGCCTCTTAGCGATCGTTTTCGCGCCGAGGTGTCTCGTCTGGAGATCGAGCACCCTCGGGTGCCGGCGATCCTCAGCGAAATTCTCCGGACGCTCAGCAATCTCGGGATTTAG